In the genome of Candidatus Microbacterium phytovorans, one region contains:
- the pyrH gene encoding UMP kinase: MTDETTGRRRVLLKLSGEAFGGGQLGVNPDVVSQIAREIAAAVDRVEISIVVGGGNFFRGAELSQRGMDRGRADYMGMLGTVMNALALQDFLEQAGAATRVQSAISMTQVAEPYIPRRAERHMEKGRVVIFGAGAGLPYFSTDTVAAQRALEIGADEVLVAKNGVDGVYTADPKTSADAVKLDRLTYNDALQRGLKVVDSTAFSLCMDNGIDMRVFGMEPSGNVTRALLGEPIGTLVTV, translated from the coding sequence GTGACCGATGAGACCACAGGACGCCGACGCGTCCTCCTGAAGCTGTCGGGGGAGGCCTTCGGTGGAGGTCAGCTCGGTGTAAACCCCGATGTCGTGAGCCAGATCGCGCGTGAGATCGCCGCGGCGGTCGACCGCGTCGAGATTTCGATCGTCGTCGGAGGCGGCAACTTCTTCCGCGGTGCGGAGCTCAGTCAGCGGGGCATGGATCGGGGGCGCGCCGACTACATGGGAATGCTGGGCACGGTGATGAACGCGCTCGCGCTCCAGGACTTCCTCGAGCAGGCGGGGGCCGCCACGCGTGTGCAGTCGGCGATCTCCATGACGCAGGTCGCGGAGCCCTACATCCCGCGCCGCGCCGAACGTCACATGGAGAAGGGGCGCGTGGTCATTTTCGGCGCCGGCGCCGGCCTCCCGTACTTCTCCACCGACACGGTCGCCGCTCAGCGCGCTCTGGAGATCGGTGCGGACGAGGTCCTTGTCGCGAAGAACGGCGTGGACGGCGTGTACACCGCCGATCCGAAGACGTCTGCCGATGCTGTGAAGCTGGACCGCCTGACCTACAACGACGCTCTGCAGCGCGGTCTGAAGGTCGTGGACTCGACCGCCTTCAGCCTCTGCATGGACAACGGCATCGACATGCGCGTGTTCGGGATGGAGCCCTCCGGCAACGTGACGCGGGCGTTGCTCGGAGAGCCCATCGGAACGCTCGTCACCGTCTGA
- a CDS encoding phosphatidate cytidylyltransferase, with protein sequence MTDEPADELGADDASPLTRAEARRAAQDESSALHSHVRAARSEFEHQIVKARADFEQVNDRINARTGRNLLLATLIGLAIGAAVLGSLLWVKWLFLLFAIPVCLLGVFEFSRALQTAGRRVDLWPQLAMGAVIMVAGFAEGHWTHWVTTFAAVAFLIVWRMLAQMSARDGRRYGDVVSDVLVAGFIPLYVPFLASLTLVLLRQDGGEFWLLAMIVVVVVADTGAYASGLAFGRHPMAPRISPKKTWEGFAGAAVVAIGSGVALALLLLHVPWWAGVLFGVVILASATVGDLGESMIKRDLGIKDMSSWLPGHGGVLDRLDSILPSAAAALAMSFLLAPLATS encoded by the coding sequence ATGACCGACGAGCCTGCGGACGAACTCGGGGCGGATGACGCCTCGCCGTTGACGCGCGCCGAAGCGAGGCGGGCGGCGCAGGACGAGAGTTCGGCTCTCCACTCCCACGTGCGCGCGGCGCGATCCGAGTTCGAGCACCAGATCGTCAAGGCTCGAGCGGACTTCGAGCAGGTGAACGACCGGATCAACGCACGAACCGGGCGCAATCTCCTCCTCGCGACCCTGATCGGCCTGGCGATCGGGGCGGCTGTTCTCGGATCGCTGCTCTGGGTCAAATGGCTGTTCCTGCTGTTCGCCATCCCCGTGTGTCTGCTTGGCGTCTTCGAGTTCTCCCGCGCACTCCAGACCGCCGGGCGTCGCGTCGACCTCTGGCCCCAGCTCGCGATGGGCGCGGTCATCATGGTCGCGGGCTTCGCCGAGGGACACTGGACTCATTGGGTGACCACTTTCGCGGCGGTCGCGTTCCTGATCGTGTGGCGGATGCTCGCGCAGATGTCGGCGCGGGACGGGCGCCGCTACGGAGACGTCGTCTCGGATGTCCTGGTCGCGGGGTTCATCCCGCTCTACGTGCCGTTCCTCGCCAGTCTCACTCTCGTCCTCTTGCGCCAGGACGGCGGTGAGTTCTGGCTGCTCGCGATGATCGTGGTGGTCGTCGTGGCAGACACCGGTGCGTACGCATCGGGGCTGGCCTTCGGACGGCATCCGATGGCTCCGCGGATCAGTCCGAAGAAGACGTGGGAAGGATTCGCGGGAGCCGCTGTCGTCGCGATCGGGTCGGGTGTTGCGTTGGCGCTCCTCCTCCTTCACGTTCCGTGGTGGGCCGGAGTGCTGTTCGGCGTCGTCATTCTCGCGTCCGCCACCGTAGGCGATCTCGGCGAGTCGATGATCAAGAGAGACCTGGGGATCAAAGATATGAGTTCATGGCTGCCGGGTCACGGCGGAGTCCTCGACCGACTCGATTCGATCCTGCCGTCGGCGGCCGCGGCTCTTGCGATGTCCTTCCTCCTCGCACCGCTGGCCACATCATGA
- the tsf gene encoding translation elongation factor Ts, with translation MANFTIADIKTLREQLGTGMVDTKKALEEADGDLEKAVEILRLKGAKGNAKRADRSTSEGLVAAVQQGDTVTIIELNTETDFVAKNDRFLALADKVLAAAAAVGADSAEAALAADANGQSVAELISDEAAIIGEKVELRRVRTLSGDAFEIYLHKTSKDLPPQIGVVVAYSGDDAETARSIAQHISFANPTYLAREDVPEDEVEKERQIVTEISRNEGKPEAALPKIVEGRVGAFFKQVALLDQDYAKDNKQSVAQVAKAAGITITDFARFKVGA, from the coding sequence TCGAGGAAGCCGACGGCGACCTCGAAAAGGCTGTCGAGATCCTCCGTCTGAAGGGCGCGAAGGGCAACGCCAAGCGCGCCGACCGCTCGACCAGCGAGGGCCTCGTGGCCGCCGTCCAGCAGGGCGACACCGTCACGATCATCGAGCTCAACACCGAGACCGACTTCGTCGCGAAGAACGACCGCTTCCTCGCACTGGCAGACAAGGTGCTCGCCGCCGCTGCCGCCGTCGGCGCCGACTCCGCTGAGGCGGCGCTGGCTGCCGACGCGAACGGTCAGAGCGTTGCAGAGCTCATCTCCGACGAGGCCGCCATCATCGGCGAGAAGGTCGAGCTGCGCCGCGTTCGCACGCTGAGTGGCGACGCCTTCGAGATCTACCTGCACAAGACCAGCAAGGACCTGCCGCCGCAGATCGGCGTGGTCGTGGCCTACAGCGGAGACGACGCCGAGACGGCGCGCAGCATCGCGCAGCACATCTCGTTCGCCAACCCGACCTACCTCGCTCGCGAGGACGTCCCCGAGGACGAGGTCGAGAAGGAGCGTCAGATCGTCACCGAGATCTCGCGCAACGAGGGCAAGCCCGAGGCTGCGCTGCCGAAGATCGTCGAGGGTCGTGTCGGCGCGTTCTTCAAGCAGGTCGCCCTGCTCGACCAGGATTACGCGAAGGACAACAAGCAGTCCGTCGCCCAGGTCGCGAAGGCCGCCGGCATCACGATCACCGACTTCGCCCGCTTCAAGGTCGGCGCGTAA
- the frr gene encoding ribosome recycling factor, with protein sequence MIAETLADTSARMDRAVEAAKDDFATVRTGRANPQLFQKILVDYYGTPTPLAQLASLNNVEARTLVVTPYDKSALKAIEQAIRDTPNLGANPTNDGNLVRVTMPELTAERRKEYVKLVRAKGEDAKVHLRGIRRKSKDELDALKSEVGEDDLARAEKELDAITRAHVDEIDEALKRKEAELLEV encoded by the coding sequence GTGATCGCCGAAACACTGGCCGACACGTCCGCACGCATGGACCGGGCCGTCGAGGCGGCGAAGGACGACTTCGCCACCGTGCGCACCGGGCGTGCCAACCCTCAGCTTTTCCAGAAGATCCTCGTGGACTACTACGGCACGCCGACGCCGCTGGCGCAGCTCGCCTCCCTGAACAACGTCGAGGCCCGCACGCTCGTCGTGACGCCCTACGACAAGTCCGCTCTCAAGGCGATCGAGCAGGCGATCCGCGACACCCCGAACCTCGGTGCCAACCCTACGAATGACGGCAACCTCGTGCGCGTCACGATGCCCGAGCTCACGGCGGAACGCCGCAAGGAGTACGTCAAGCTCGTGCGTGCGAAGGGCGAGGATGCCAAGGTGCACCTGCGTGGGATCCGCCGCAAGTCCAAGGACGAGCTCGACGCTCTCAAGAGCGAGGTGGGTGAAGACGACCTCGCTCGCGCCGAGAAGGAACTCGATGCCATCACGCGCGCGCACGTCGACGAGATCGACGAGGCGCTGAAGCGCAAAGAGGCCGAGCTCCTCGAAGTCTGA